ACGTCCGGTCGTCACTGCGCTTCATTGGGACGCGCAACATCGGCTTTCCGGCCGGCAATTTCGACCGCAAGGTCTATTCGCTTGGCGATGGCGAACTCTGGGCTGCCTTCAGCCCGCCCGATCAGGATGGATCGACGCGGCGCTACTGGAACGGCTTCGGCATCTTTGAGGAAGGTCGAGCGGCGCAGAACATCACGGTCGAGATCAACATCCCGCTTGAGACGAACGCGGCTCTGGTCGCTGGCTTCTTCGCGCAGGATCCGGCCAATGGCGCCACCTATCTGATGCATTCGGGAAAGGTCGGCGGCGGGCGCAAAGGCATCGGCAAGTCGGCCTTTCTAGCCTGGTCGAAATCGGAGCTTGTCAAGGTCGCTGATGGCGAGGGCAACACGCGCAGCGGGATCATCATCGGAAACATCGACGGCGCCGACCTGACCGGTCGCATCTGGCGCTTTGTCCAGCTCGTCTCAGGTTTCAAGGAAGCGGTATCGACAGGGGCGCTCGACAACGACGAGTTCAGGGCCAAGGTCGAGGAGACGGACCGGTACCGGAGGGAGTTTTCAGGGCGTAAGAGGGGCAAGCGATCGGCCGGCGAGATCGACTACCTGAGCTATCACGGGGACATCGTCGATGCGTTGTTCGAGGAACGCTCAGCGCGGCAAGGACCAGGCGAGGTGGTTGCCAGCACGGTCCACATCGATCTGTTCGTGAAGCGAAACGGAGCGCTGACCGAGATCTATGAGATCAAGCCTAAAACCGACCGGGACTCTCTGTACAAGGCGATCGGACAGCTGATGACCCACAGTGCCGGATCGAGCGCCAAGCGTTGGGTCGTGCTGCCAACGGATCAGGAGATCATGCCGGAGTTCCGCGCGGCGTTCGCCGAGCTTGCGATCGCGATCCGCCTCTTTCGGGTCGATCGGCAGCGGTCAGGCGTGAAGGTGACGCTCATTGCGGCCTGACATTCAGGGCCGAGGGGTGTCACCACCGGTGGCGGGCACGATCGACCAGCCGTAGATCCGCCCCCCACTTCGTCTGCCGCGGACGGTTTCCAGCCGCGAGACGATGTGGCCCTTTTGCTCAAGCAGCCTGAGGTGACCACGCGCGGCCGCCAGCGTCCAGCCGAATCGGTTTGCGACTGAATCGGTCCGAACCGGCCCCTCGCGCTTCAGGAAGTCGAGCAGGCTTTCATCAGGGTAACCGGCGCCGAGCTGTACGACCTCGCCCATGTCTCAGGCCGCCGGCCGCTGCTCGATCATCGCCGAGATCGGCGCGGCGGCGATCTGCATCAGGGTGCGTTCGATCTCGTCAGGCGCAACCAGGGCAGCGAGCGCTTTGCGCAGCTCCGCGATTTTGGCCGCGAAGACCTGCAGAGCCTTCTCGTTGTCACCTGTGGCGGGAATGGCGGCGACGATGCGGCCCTGCTCCTTCACGACCTTGGGCCATGGCTCGATGATCCACCGGTTCGGCCAATCGCCATTGACGTTGTACGAGCGCATCAGAACGTCGCCGCCGAAGGTTACGCCACGCTCGATGTCGCGCCATGACAGCTGCAGCCCATCGCCCGATGCATCA
This genomic window from Bosea sp. RAC05 contains:
- a CDS encoding FaeA/PapI family transcriptional regulator, producing MGEVVQLGAGYPDESLLDFLKREGPVRTDSVANRFGWTLAAARGHLRLLEQKGHIVSRLETVRGRRSGGRIYGWSIVPATGGDTPRP